The following coding sequences are from one Lycium ferocissimum isolate CSIRO_LF1 chromosome 3, AGI_CSIRO_Lferr_CH_V1, whole genome shotgun sequence window:
- the LOC132050196 gene encoding UPF0496 protein 1-like, producing MGNQCTKPNSHSPPRPEISSNCEVSPDLSSYQSACEEDPELQRFDSLLQSRASLALNSIPLNMLDYRSLSLDSLREVTSCFLDMNQGVVSFILESKKDIWKDPDIFDLVKDYLDSSIHIMNFCTSLDDCLERAHNSQSIILVALTKFENERNEGDSKVLFLETLEQLKSFQAAGDPFTAKFFSSFHSVYLQQEALLSKLKSKKSKLDKKLSRVKTWKRVSNIIFATVFVSAIICSIVAAAVTAPPIVTALAAAASVPLGTVGKWINSMWKKYEDELKREREVLTSMQAGSFVVIQDLEHIRVLADKLQIIFEGLLSSSDFAISGSDVVTSAMEEVKKNVNGFSETIDVLSQHAKKCNQDIRMARAVILRKIVSQASSSNQGSGMFFD from the coding sequence atgggTAATCAGTGCACTAAACCCAACAGCCATAGCCCACCTCGTCCAGAAATTAGCTCAAATTGTGAAGTTTCACCGGATCTAAGCTCATACCAATCAGCATGTGAAGAAGATCCAGAACTTCAACGTTTTGATTCACTTCTTCAATCAAGAGCATCTTTAGCTCTCAATTCCATACCTCTTAACATGTTGGATTATAGGTCCCTTTCTCTTGATTCTTTACGTGAGGTTACTTCATGTTTCTTAGATATGAACCAAGGTGTTGTGTCATTCATTCTTGAAAGTAAAAAAGACATATGGAAAGACCCTGATATATTTGATCTTGTTAAGGATTATCTTGACAGTAGTATTCACATTATGAATTTTTGTACTTCCCTTGATGATTGTCTTGAACGTGCACATAATAGCCAGTCTATAATTCTAGTGGCACTGACTAAGTTTGAGAATGAGAGAAATGAAGGGGATTCAAAGGTTCTATTTTTGGAAACTTTGGAACAATTGAAGAGTTTTCAGGCTGCTGGTGACCCTTTTACTGCTAAGTTTTTCTCATCATTTCACTCAGTTTATTTGCAGCAAGAAGCTttattgagcaaattgaagtccaaaaagAGTAAACTTGATAAGAAGTTGAGTAGAGTGAAGACATGGAAGAGAGTGTCCAATATAATATTTGCTACTGTGTTTGTTTCTGCTATAATTTGCTCAATTGTTGCTGCAGCTGTGACAGCGCCACCGATTGTGACAGCGTTAGCAGCTGCAGCTTCAGTGCCGTTGGGGACAGTTGGGAAATGGATAAATTCAATGTGGAAGAAGTATGAGGATGAGTTGAAGAGGGAGAGGGAGGTATTGACTTCAATGCAGGCTGGTAGTTTTGTTGTGATTCAAGACTTGGAGCATATTCGGGTTTTGGCAGATAAATTGCAGATAATATTCGAGGGATTGTTAAGTAGTTCTGATTTCGCAATCAGTGGTAGTGATGTGGTCACGAGTGCAATGGAAGAGGTTAAGAAGAATGTGAATGGCTTTTCAGAAACCATTGACGTTTTGAGCCAGCATGCTAAAAAGTGTAACCAGGATATTAGGATGGCACGAGCAGTGATCTTGCGTAAGATTGTCAGTCAAGCCAGTAGCTCGAATCAGGGCTCTGGTATGTTCTTTGATTGA